Proteins encoded in a region of the Hyphomicrobiales bacterium genome:
- a CDS encoding polysaccharide biosynthesis/export family protein translates to MRIIYASVLMILAIILTGCASHKVPQDASFKILTQPYQLDSGDELRVTVFEQANLSTNYTVDQAGFVTLPLIGSVAARGRTTKQLSSDIAARLKKGFVRDPDVAIEVQTFRPFFIHGEINNAGQYEYVNGLTVQTAIAIAGGFSARANKQVAVITRQINGEIQHAKVDLNTPIRPGDTLTIKERLF, encoded by the coding sequence ATGCGTATCATCTATGCTTCAGTCCTTATGATCTTAGCCATTATCTTAACGGGCTGCGCTAGTCATAAAGTTCCACAAGACGCATCTTTTAAAATTCTAACTCAGCCATATCAACTCGATAGCGGAGATGAATTAAGGGTGACTGTTTTTGAACAAGCCAACCTTTCGACCAATTATACTGTCGATCAAGCCGGTTTTGTGACACTCCCTCTTATCGGGTCAGTGGCGGCGCGCGGTCGCACGACCAAGCAGTTGTCGAGTGACATTGCAGCACGTTTAAAGAAAGGGTTCGTGCGGGATCCAGACGTTGCCATAGAAGTACAAACCTTCCGCCCATTTTTCATCCACGGTGAAATCAATAATGCTGGTCAATATGAATATGTGAATGGATTAACCGTTCAAACAGCGATTGCAATCGCTGGTGGTTTCTCGGCTAGAGCCAACAAACAAGTAGCCGTAATTACCCGTCAAATTAATGGCGAGATCCAACATGCCAAAGTTGATTTGAACACTCCTATTCGTCCCGGAGATACCTTGACGATTAAGGAAAGGCTTTTCTAA
- a CDS encoding undecaprenyl-phosphate glucose phosphotransferase: MGIHEESNDIDAQAVNTGDGERKWTPRDESGRSTRPHEMFVDPATMDRKEVAKILAEKTISPSLISNVICLSEIFLMLIIGVLCLFVFTADTQSITFRSFAVIFSIVGMFIILTQALHLYKLFIMRDIAQQLLRFTCALLMSFSFFILIPRLFFQIDLFQPTWMTPWFFTSLTTIAILRVFLSSIINLWTKDGILERRAIIVGGGKEAEELILNLERQPNNDIRICGIFDDRGNTRSPELIAGYPKLGTIPELVEFARDTRLDMLIVALPLTAGGRVREMLKKLWVLPLDIHLSAHSNKLAFKARKYSYIGSMAFVNLTERPITGWRSIRKQIFDFVLSAILLVILSPLMLVTAIAIKRDSKGPVFFRQKRHGFNNEVIDVWKFRSMYTDKCDQEAKVVVTKDDPRVTKVGAFIRKTSIDELPQLWNVLKGELSLVGPRPHAVSAHIDNEKWNDVVDGYYARHRVKPGVTGWAQINGWRGEVDDVTKIKKRTDYDLYYIENWSLAFDFYILAMTPFKLLNTKNAY, encoded by the coding sequence ATGGGGATACATGAGGAATCTAATGATATTGACGCGCAAGCAGTCAATACAGGAGATGGTGAACGGAAATGGACGCCTCGCGATGAAAGCGGCCGTTCCACACGTCCACACGAAATGTTCGTTGACCCCGCGACAATGGATCGCAAAGAAGTAGCGAAAATACTTGCAGAAAAAACAATATCACCATCACTGATCAGCAACGTCATTTGCTTATCTGAAATATTCCTGATGTTGATCATCGGCGTTTTATGCTTGTTTGTATTTACTGCCGACACACAAAGCATCACTTTCAGATCGTTTGCCGTGATTTTCTCTATTGTCGGGATGTTCATTATTCTGACACAGGCATTGCATCTTTATAAATTATTTATCATGCGCGATATAGCTCAGCAATTGCTGCGTTTCACATGCGCTTTGCTCATGAGTTTCAGTTTTTTCATTCTGATCCCAAGATTGTTTTTTCAAATTGATTTATTTCAACCAACTTGGATGACACCGTGGTTTTTTACCAGCTTGACTACCATTGCAATTTTACGAGTATTCTTATCATCCATAATCAATCTTTGGACCAAAGATGGCATATTGGAGCGCCGTGCAATTATTGTTGGGGGTGGCAAGGAAGCTGAAGAGCTTATCCTCAACCTTGAACGCCAACCAAACAACGATATCCGTATCTGCGGCATCTTTGATGACCGTGGTAACACGCGATCACCAGAACTCATTGCAGGCTATCCAAAACTTGGGACCATCCCAGAACTTGTAGAATTTGCCCGCGATACGCGTCTCGACATGCTCATTGTTGCTCTCCCCCTCACCGCTGGTGGCCGAGTGCGTGAAATGCTGAAAAAACTATGGGTCTTACCGCTTGATATTCATCTTTCAGCCCACAGCAATAAGCTCGCCTTCAAGGCACGCAAATATTCCTACATTGGCTCAATGGCATTTGTAAATTTAACCGAGCGTCCAATCACCGGCTGGCGTTCAATCAGAAAACAGATATTCGACTTTGTATTGTCAGCCATATTGTTGGTTATTTTATCACCCCTCATGCTGGTGACGGCAATTGCCATTAAACGCGACAGCAAAGGACCGGTTTTCTTCCGTCAAAAACGACATGGCTTTAACAATGAAGTCATCGACGTTTGGAAATTTCGTTCCATGTACACCGATAAATGCGACCAAGAAGCAAAAGTCGTTGTTACGAAAGACGACCCACGCGTGACAAAAGTCGGCGCCTTCATTCGTAAAACATCAATTGATGAACTGCCTCAACTTTGGAATGTCCTCAAGGGCGAGTTATCCCTCGTTGGCCCCCGCCCTCACGCCGTATCCGCTCATATAGACAATGAGAAGTGGAATGATGTGGTTGATGGATATTATGCGCGCCACCGTGTCAAACCCGGCGTGACTGGCTGGGCACAAATCAACGGCTGGCGTGGCGAAGTTGATGATGTTACAAAAATCAAAAAACGGACAGATTATGACCTTTATTACATAGAAAACTGGTCCCTCGCCTTTGATTTCTACATTTTGGCGATGACACCGTTCAAACTTTTGAACACAAAAAATGCCTATTAA
- a CDS encoding O-antigen ligase family protein, with the protein MSIAQDIHHPVEQPAKKWILSTRSLGNSALGLIVFLGGFVFFEPAPYELLLVPLLIIWFAFGLTLHRAFLPLTFLMLCFICGGAIAVTQKADIAAGFFYIIVTGFLVTTSIFFAAVVANNPQERLRIIFKAYCFTAIIGSLIGILAYFHLLPNSESYLFGGRARGPFQDPNVFGPFLVLPAVFLLRNILVNSTGKSLGNIIGLLIIMSAIFLAFSRAAWGLTLVACVMMTMILFITAPDQRLRSKIILASIFMGALMVVFFLIALSVDAISSLFEERARLVQSYDSARFGRFARYGFALQWIMEGPLGYGFGKSREAFGEDTHNVYIKAFLVYGWLGGISYLALVLSTLLVGFKHLFKTTPWQGYFQCCYVVIFGHAIVGLVVDIDRWRHLYLIYGIAWGMIAAYTILQSRKMEHQKTH; encoded by the coding sequence GTGAGTATCGCCCAAGACATACATCATCCAGTCGAACAGCCCGCCAAAAAGTGGATACTTTCGACCAGAAGCCTCGGCAACTCAGCGCTGGGCTTGATTGTTTTTCTAGGTGGTTTTGTGTTTTTCGAGCCAGCTCCCTATGAGCTATTACTGGTACCGCTTCTGATTATCTGGTTTGCCTTTGGTCTGACATTACACCGCGCCTTCCTGCCCCTCACCTTCTTAATGCTGTGCTTTATTTGCGGTGGGGCGATTGCGGTCACACAAAAGGCGGATATCGCTGCTGGGTTCTTTTACATTATCGTCACCGGCTTCCTTGTAACAACTTCCATATTCTTTGCTGCCGTGGTTGCAAACAATCCGCAAGAAAGATTACGCATTATTTTCAAAGCCTATTGCTTCACGGCTATTATCGGCTCTTTGATTGGTATTTTGGCCTATTTCCACCTATTGCCAAACTCGGAAAGCTATCTATTTGGTGGTCGCGCGCGCGGCCCCTTCCAAGATCCAAATGTCTTTGGCCCTTTCCTCGTTTTGCCCGCTGTTTTTCTCCTGAGAAACATATTGGTCAACTCAACAGGAAAAAGCTTAGGAAACATTATAGGTCTTTTGATTATCATGTCAGCCATCTTTCTCGCCTTCTCACGCGCCGCGTGGGGGCTGACATTAGTTGCATGCGTTATGATGACCATGATCTTATTCATCACCGCTCCTGATCAACGTCTACGCAGTAAAATTATACTGGCATCCATCTTTATGGGTGCGCTCATGGTTGTATTTTTTCTAATTGCTCTATCAGTAGATGCCATCTCCTCACTCTTCGAAGAACGCGCACGGCTTGTGCAAAGTTATGACAGCGCCCGCTTTGGTCGCTTCGCACGCTATGGCTTTGCTCTGCAATGGATCATGGAAGGACCGCTTGGTTATGGCTTTGGTAAATCTCGCGAGGCATTTGGCGAAGACACGCACAACGTCTATATCAAAGCCTTCCTTGTATATGGCTGGCTTGGTGGCATTTCCTATTTAGCACTGGTGCTGTCCACTCTTCTCGTGGGTTTCAAGCACCTATTCAAAACCACGCCATGGCAAGGATATTTCCAGTGCTGTTATGTCGTCATTTTCGGCCACGCCATCGTTGGCCTCGTCGTTGATATTGATCGTTGGCGCCACCTCTACCTCATCTATGGGATAGCTTGGGGTATGATTGCTGCCTATACCATTTTACAGAGTCGTAAAATGGAGCACCAAAAGACTCATTAA